A region from the Triticum aestivum cultivar Chinese Spring chromosome 3D, IWGSC CS RefSeq v2.1, whole genome shotgun sequence genome encodes:
- the LOC123073671 gene encoding uncharacterized protein yields MSVPWEQRSFSESKSPYGQLVTLVVKDEAGRRLTRTMRKTDNLQVLVDFYYNTMAPVVERGSGVFEYRGTQIVFPRQQVPVEFDMKDGDVVDFVPVVKPHTLVTPVLKERYEESRSFACTVRRTDQLKGLMSFYLRTALKAGAVFELDGGRLVGDETPADLQLEDGAIIHVSPA; encoded by the coding sequence ATGTCGGTTCCGTGGGAGCAGCGGAGCTTCTCCGAATCCAAGTCGCCGTACGGTCAGCTCGTCACCCTCGTCGTCAAGGACGAGGCGGGCCGCAGGCTCACGCGCACCATGAGGAAAACCGACAACCTGCAGGTTCTCGTCGACTTCTACTACAACACCATGGCGCCCGTCGTCGAGCGCGGCTCGGGGGTTTTCGAGTACCGCGGCACGCAGATTGTGTTTCCCCGGCAGCAGGTGCCGGTGGAGTTTGACATGAAGGACGGCGACGTCGTCGACTTCGTCCCGGTGGTCAAGCCGCACACGCTCGTCACCCCCGTGCTCAAGGAGCGCTACGAGGAATCGCGCAGCTTCGCCTGCACCGTGCGGAGGACCGACCAGCTCAAGGGCTTGATGTCTTTCTACCTCAGGACGGCGCTAAAGGCTGGAGCTGTTTTTGAGTTGGACGGCGGACGTCTTGTAGGCGATGAGACGCCGGCGGACTTGCAGCTTGAGGATGGGGCAATCATCCACGTTTCTCCAGCTTGA
- the LOC123076819 gene encoding eudesmanediol synthase isoform X1: MDATSAAAAAVEMDAGAAFAPSVWGDFFVTYVPPPTERSEEWIRERAEQLKRLVHRMFFLEDGEAVVGVAKAVALVDTLERLGLDSLFRDDIAVAISHAHLAGEEWPEYVGYDDLHVAATRFRLLRQHGIWVSTAVLDKFRDGTGSFSASLSSDPRALLSLYHAAHMAVPGEATLDDAIAFARRHLETMNGELQSPVAEQVARALDHPLPRFTRLLETMRYLPEYAQEETHDGTLLELARLKSHIMRSIHLRELKALSLWWRDVYNAVNLKYCRDRMVEVYLWSCGMIPEEEHSRARLLFAKTFGIVSFLDDTFDVHATIEECHSLNEAFQRWDESAVSALPEYLCMLYIKTLSNFKEFEDLLEPQEKYRMSYAKKAYQLQSEYYMQEAQWTNDKYEPSFEEHVELSGMSTGLPMLNLMALMGYDETIATQEVFEWMSVPVPDTVRAGALIGRFLNDISSYKLGKNKKDMGSTVECYKLEKGSTGEEAVAAIAAMNEHMWRVLNQTYMEVDRALLPAAQLVVSIARTCEVIYLRGWDGYTFGSHAKDLVKALFLDPIPL, encoded by the exons ATGGACGCAACAAGTGCTGCTGCGGCCGCTGTGGAGATGGACGCCGGCGCTGCCTTCGCCCCGTCGGTGTGGGGCGACTTCTTCGTTACCTACGTCCCTCCTCCCACAGAG AGATCGGAGGAGTGGATCAGGGAGAGAGCAGAGCAGCTGAAGAGGCTAGTGCACAGGATGTTCTTCTTGGAGGACGGCGAGGCCGTCGTCGGCGTGGCCAAGGCGGTGGCACTGGTTGACACGCTCGAACGGCTCGGCCTCGACAGCCTCTTCCGCGACGACATCGCAGTGGCCATTAGCCATGCCCACCTTGCCGGTGAGGAGTGGCCGGAGTATGTAGGCTACGATGATCTCCACGTCGCCGCCACTCGGTTCCGCCTGCTCAGGCAGCACGGTATCTGGGTGTCTACAG CTGTGTTGGACAAGTTCAGAGATGGCACGGGCAGTTTCAGCGCAAGCCTGAGCAGCGACCCAAGAGCTCTGCTGAGCTTGTACCACGCTGCTCACATGGCGGTACCGGGCGAAGCTACTCTAGACGACGCCATCGCTTTTGCACGTCGCCACCTCGAGACCATGAATGGTGAGCTCCAGTCACCGGTGGCGGAGCaggtcgcccgcgccctcgaccaCCCACTCCCACGGTTCACCAGGCTGCTGGAGACCATGCGTTACCTCCCCGAGTACGCGCAGGAGGAGACGCACGATGGCACGCTGTTGGAGCTCGCTAGGCTCAAGTCTCACATCATGAGGTCCATTCACCTCAGGGAGCTCAAGGCCCTGTCCTT GTGGTGGAGGGATGTTTACAACGCCGTGAATCTGAAGTACTGTCGGGACCGTATGGTGGAGGTCTACCTCTGGAGCTGCGGAATGATCCCAGAAGAGGAGCACTCACGCGCACGCTTGCTATTCGCCAAGACGTTTGGAATCGTGTCATTTCTGGATGATACTTTTGACGTCCACGCCACCATTGAGGAGTGCCATAGTCTTAATGAAGCATTTCAGAG ATGGGATGAAAGTGCGGTTTCTGCTCTACCCGAATACCTGTGCATGCTATACATCAAAACCCTAAGCAACTTCAAGGAATTTGAGGATCTTTTGGAGCCACAAGAGAAATACCGCATGTCTTACGCTAAAAAGGCG TACCAACTACAGTCAGAATACTATATGCAGGAGGCCCAATGGACCAATGACAAGTACGAGCCGAGCTTTGAGGAACACGTAGAGTTGTCTGGCATGTCCACGGGCCTACCTATGCTTAACCTCATGGCCCTCATGGGTTATGATGAAACCATCGCAACCCAGGAGGTGTTCGAGTGGATGAGCGTGCCCGTCCCCGACACGGTCCGAGCCGGTGCACTGATCGGCCGCTTCCTCAATGATATATCCTCATACAAG TTggggaagaacaagaaggacatgGGTAGCACCGTGGAGTGCTACAAGCTGGAGAAGGGGTCGACCGGGGAGGAGGCCGTGGCGGCGATCGCCGCCATGAACGAGCACATGTGGAGGGTTCTGAACCAGACGTACATGGAGGTAGACCGCGCGCTGCTGCCTGCAGCACAGCTGGTGGTGAGCATAGCCAGGACGTGTGAGGTCATCTACCTACGCGGCTGGGACGGCTACACCTTTGGCAGCCATGCCAAGGACCTTGTCAAGGCACTCTTCCTCGACCCTATCCCCCTTTAG
- the LOC123076819 gene encoding eudesmanediol synthase isoform X2 yields the protein MDATSAAAAAVEMDAGAAFAPSVWGDFFVTYVPPPTERSEEWIRERAEQLKRLVHRMFFLEDGEAVVGVAKAVALVDTLERLGLDSLFRDDIAVAISHAHLAGEEWPEYVGYDDLHVAATRFRLLRQHGIWVSTAVLDKFRDGTGSFSASLSSDPRALLSLYHAAHMAVPGEATLDDAIAFARRHLETMNGELQSPVAEQVARALDHPLPRFTRLLETMRYLPEYAQEETHDGTLLELARLKSHIMRSIHLRELKALSLWWRDVYNAVNLKYCRDRMVEVYLWSCGMIPEEEHSRARLLFAKTFGIVSFLDDTFDVHATIEECHSLNEAFQRWDESAVSALPEYLCMLYIKTLSNFKEFEDLLEPQEKYRMSYAKKAEAQWTNDKYEPSFEEHVELSGMSTGLPMLNLMALMGYDETIATQEVFEWMSVPVPDTVRAGALIGRFLNDISSYKLGKNKKDMGSTVECYKLEKGSTGEEAVAAIAAMNEHMWRVLNQTYMEVDRALLPAAQLVVSIARTCEVIYLRGWDGYTFGSHAKDLVKALFLDPIPL from the exons ATGGACGCAACAAGTGCTGCTGCGGCCGCTGTGGAGATGGACGCCGGCGCTGCCTTCGCCCCGTCGGTGTGGGGCGACTTCTTCGTTACCTACGTCCCTCCTCCCACAGAG AGATCGGAGGAGTGGATCAGGGAGAGAGCAGAGCAGCTGAAGAGGCTAGTGCACAGGATGTTCTTCTTGGAGGACGGCGAGGCCGTCGTCGGCGTGGCCAAGGCGGTGGCACTGGTTGACACGCTCGAACGGCTCGGCCTCGACAGCCTCTTCCGCGACGACATCGCAGTGGCCATTAGCCATGCCCACCTTGCCGGTGAGGAGTGGCCGGAGTATGTAGGCTACGATGATCTCCACGTCGCCGCCACTCGGTTCCGCCTGCTCAGGCAGCACGGTATCTGGGTGTCTACAG CTGTGTTGGACAAGTTCAGAGATGGCACGGGCAGTTTCAGCGCAAGCCTGAGCAGCGACCCAAGAGCTCTGCTGAGCTTGTACCACGCTGCTCACATGGCGGTACCGGGCGAAGCTACTCTAGACGACGCCATCGCTTTTGCACGTCGCCACCTCGAGACCATGAATGGTGAGCTCCAGTCACCGGTGGCGGAGCaggtcgcccgcgccctcgaccaCCCACTCCCACGGTTCACCAGGCTGCTGGAGACCATGCGTTACCTCCCCGAGTACGCGCAGGAGGAGACGCACGATGGCACGCTGTTGGAGCTCGCTAGGCTCAAGTCTCACATCATGAGGTCCATTCACCTCAGGGAGCTCAAGGCCCTGTCCTT GTGGTGGAGGGATGTTTACAACGCCGTGAATCTGAAGTACTGTCGGGACCGTATGGTGGAGGTCTACCTCTGGAGCTGCGGAATGATCCCAGAAGAGGAGCACTCACGCGCACGCTTGCTATTCGCCAAGACGTTTGGAATCGTGTCATTTCTGGATGATACTTTTGACGTCCACGCCACCATTGAGGAGTGCCATAGTCTTAATGAAGCATTTCAGAG ATGGGATGAAAGTGCGGTTTCTGCTCTACCCGAATACCTGTGCATGCTATACATCAAAACCCTAAGCAACTTCAAGGAATTTGAGGATCTTTTGGAGCCACAAGAGAAATACCGCATGTCTTACGCTAAAAAGGCG GAGGCCCAATGGACCAATGACAAGTACGAGCCGAGCTTTGAGGAACACGTAGAGTTGTCTGGCATGTCCACGGGCCTACCTATGCTTAACCTCATGGCCCTCATGGGTTATGATGAAACCATCGCAACCCAGGAGGTGTTCGAGTGGATGAGCGTGCCCGTCCCCGACACGGTCCGAGCCGGTGCACTGATCGGCCGCTTCCTCAATGATATATCCTCATACAAG TTggggaagaacaagaaggacatgGGTAGCACCGTGGAGTGCTACAAGCTGGAGAAGGGGTCGACCGGGGAGGAGGCCGTGGCGGCGATCGCCGCCATGAACGAGCACATGTGGAGGGTTCTGAACCAGACGTACATGGAGGTAGACCGCGCGCTGCTGCCTGCAGCACAGCTGGTGGTGAGCATAGCCAGGACGTGTGAGGTCATCTACCTACGCGGCTGGGACGGCTACACCTTTGGCAGCCATGCCAAGGACCTTGTCAAGGCACTCTTCCTCGACCCTATCCCCCTTTAG